From the Halalkalicoccus sp. CGA53 genome, one window contains:
- a CDS encoding 50S ribosomal protein L44e, with protein sequence MQIPRRFNTYCPHCNAHHEHELEKVRQGQASGMTKVQGRQRQRQRSGIGNAGKFSKVPSGEKPTKKTNLKYRCSECGKAHLRKGWRAGRLEFQE encoded by the coding sequence ATGCAGATCCCACGACGGTTCAACACCTACTGTCCGCACTGCAACGCCCATCACGAACACGAACTGGAGAAGGTCAGACAGGGCCAGGCCTCCGGCATGACGAAGGTCCAGGGCCGCCAGCGCCAGCGCCAGCGCTCGGGTATTGGGAACGCCGGGAAGTTCTCGAAGGTGCCCAGCGGCGAGAAGCCGACGAAGAAGACGAACCTCAAATACCGCTGCAGCGAGTGCGGCAAGGCCCACCTCCGGAAGGGCTGGCGGGCCGGCCGCCTGGAGTTCCAGGAGTAA
- a CDS encoding MoaD/ThiS family protein yields MSEIRVTVRCYGVVRERVGERTVSLTLPPGATVSDALVALAERAPGIEREELLVMCEGSHVLVEDRETTELAGETTLSVSNPVGRE; encoded by the coding sequence ATGTCGGAGATCCGGGTCACCGTTCGGTGTTACGGCGTGGTCCGCGAGCGGGTCGGCGAGCGAACCGTCTCGCTCACGCTCCCTCCGGGAGCGACCGTCTCGGACGCCCTCGTCGCGCTCGCAGAGCGCGCTCCGGGGATCGAGAGGGAGGAGCTGCTCGTCATGTGTGAGGGGAGCCACGTTCTGGTCGAGGACCGGGAAACGACCGAACTCGCCGGGGAGACGACGCTCTCGGTCTCCAATCCGGTCGGACGCGAGTAG
- a CDS encoding HAH_0734 family protein, which yields MKRLIIHGDPGVRKGGRIEVDGEELVCFGISRNGEWHGPDRMQLWCVVGTEDEREAFQKQEYVPHFLDVEAVDESDVTVIERGPPTIV from the coding sequence ATGAAGCGGCTCATCATCCACGGCGATCCCGGGGTGAGAAAGGGCGGGCGGATCGAGGTCGACGGCGAAGAACTCGTCTGTTTCGGCATCTCTCGCAACGGCGAGTGGCACGGCCCCGATCGGATGCAGCTCTGGTGTGTCGTCGGTACCGAGGACGAACGCGAAGCGTTCCAGAAACAGGAGTACGTTCCGCACTTCCTCGACGTGGAGGCGGTCGACGAGTCCGACGTCACCGTGATCGAGCGCGGCCCGCCGACGATCGTCTAG
- a CDS encoding methylglyoxal synthase, with translation MTRLALIAHDEKKADMIDFAREHETVLSGCELIATGTTGRRLNEETDLTVTRMASGPLSGDMMIGAEVARGDLDGIVFLRDPLRAQPHEPDITALLRICDVHDTALATNLASAQFILSGLAD, from the coding sequence ATGACGCGGCTCGCGCTGATCGCCCACGACGAGAAGAAAGCCGACATGATCGACTTCGCCCGCGAACACGAGACGGTCCTCTCGGGCTGCGAACTGATCGCGACCGGCACCACCGGGAGGCGACTGAACGAGGAGACCGACCTCACGGTCACGCGGATGGCGTCGGGGCCGCTCAGCGGTGACATGATGATCGGTGCGGAGGTCGCCCGCGGCGACCTCGACGGGATCGTCTTCCTCCGGGACCCGCTTCGCGCCCAGCCACACGAACCCGACATCACCGCGCTCCTGCGGATCTGTGACGTCCACGACACCGCGCTGGCGACGAACCTCGCGAGCGCCCAGTTCATCCTCTCGGGGCTCGCCGACTGA
- a CDS encoding proteasome assembly chaperone family protein, translating to MDDVETVVHADPELREPVLIEGLPGVGHVGSLVAEHLLSEAESELVRRLHSEHFPPQVTVGDEGVAELVCAELHAVSFENQDLLVLSGDQQAASGIGHYRITEAVLDAVEEFGVERLFALGGVPTGELIEEYDVLGAVSNPESIEALSEAGVVFREGEPAGGIVGISGLLVGLGGRRGLDASCLMGETSGYLVDPKSAKALLGVLQSLLGFEVDLTSLDERAEEMEEVVGKIQELEAQQQAMELPTDDDLRYIG from the coding sequence ATGGACGACGTCGAGACGGTGGTTCACGCCGATCCCGAACTCCGCGAGCCGGTGCTGATCGAGGGGCTGCCGGGCGTCGGTCACGTCGGATCGCTGGTCGCAGAACACCTGCTCTCGGAGGCCGAGAGCGAACTCGTCCGCCGATTGCACTCCGAGCACTTCCCACCCCAGGTGACCGTCGGCGACGAGGGAGTCGCCGAACTCGTCTGTGCGGAGCTCCACGCCGTCTCCTTCGAGAACCAGGACCTGCTCGTGCTCTCCGGGGACCAGCAGGCCGCGAGCGGTATCGGTCACTACCGGATCACCGAGGCCGTCCTCGACGCCGTCGAGGAGTTCGGCGTCGAGCGGCTGTTCGCCCTCGGCGGGGTCCCGACGGGCGAGCTCATCGAGGAGTACGACGTCCTCGGTGCGGTGTCGAACCCCGAGAGCATCGAGGCGCTCTCGGAGGCGGGGGTCGTCTTCCGCGAGGGCGAGCCGGCCGGCGGCATCGTCGGGATCAGCGGGCTGCTGGTCGGCCTCGGCGGTCGGAGAGGACTGGACGCGAGCTGTCTGATGGGCGAGACCAGCGGCTACCTCGTCGACCCGAAGAGCGCGAAGGCGCTTTTGGGCGTGCTCCAGTCGCTGCTCGGCTTCGAGGTCGACCTCACGAGCCTCGACGAGCGCGCCGAGGAGATGGAGGAAGTGGTCGGAAAGATCCAGGAGCTCGAGGCCCAGCAGCAGGCGATGGAGCTCCCGACAGACGACGACCTCCGCTACATCGGCTGA
- a CDS encoding RNA-protein complex protein Nop10, whose product MISDIKVCSDWEAHHDRPVYTLSSTCPDCGADAVNSAPARYSPEDRYGEYRRALKRRVRE is encoded by the coding sequence GTGATCTCGGACATCAAGGTCTGTTCGGACTGGGAGGCCCATCACGACCGCCCGGTCTACACGCTTTCGTCGACCTGTCCCGACTGCGGAGCCGACGCCGTCAACAGCGCGCCGGCGCGATACAGCCCCGAGGACCGCTACGGGGAGTACCGACGCGCTCTTAAGCGCCGCGTGCGCGAGTGA
- a CDS encoding 30S ribosomal protein S27e codes for MAGNFYTVVCPDCGNEQIVFGRVATEVACAVCGTTLATPTGGESELHGEVTETVEQRA; via the coding sequence ATGGCGGGGAACTTCTACACCGTCGTCTGTCCGGACTGCGGGAACGAACAGATCGTCTTCGGCCGGGTCGCGACCGAGGTCGCGTGTGCCGTCTGCGGGACGACGCTCGCGACGCCGACCGGGGGCGAGTCCGAACTCCACGGTGAGGTCACCGAGACCGTCGAACAGAGAGCATGA
- a CDS encoding translation initiation factor IF-2 subunit alpha has protein sequence MKYSGYPEPGEIVVGKVDEIEDFGVFVDLEEYEDRRGLAHISEVASGWIKNVRDHVREGQTTVCKVLSIDEGSQQIDLSIKDVNDHQRKEAIQRWKNEQKADNWMSIAVGEDADEYGRIANELVEVHGTLYDAFEQAAILGDEALAETDLSDAEIDAIVETARENVSVPYVEVTGYVDLVCSTEAGVDAVRSALAAAEGNGEVPEEIDLEVTYVGAPEYRIKVRAPNYKTAEGQLEASAERARAAIEADGGSGEFHRERRTDDE, from the coding sequence ATGAAGTACAGCGGCTACCCGGAGCCGGGCGAGATCGTCGTCGGGAAGGTCGACGAGATCGAGGACTTCGGCGTCTTCGTCGACCTCGAAGAGTACGAGGACAGACGCGGGCTCGCACACATCAGCGAGGTCGCCTCCGGCTGGATCAAGAACGTCCGCGACCACGTCCGCGAGGGCCAGACGACCGTCTGTAAGGTACTCTCGATCGACGAGGGAAGCCAGCAGATCGACCTCTCGATCAAGGACGTCAACGACCACCAGCGAAAGGAGGCGATCCAGCGCTGGAAGAACGAACAGAAGGCCGACAACTGGATGTCGATCGCCGTCGGCGAGGACGCCGACGAGTACGGCCGGATCGCGAACGAACTCGTCGAGGTCCACGGAACGCTCTACGACGCGTTCGAGCAGGCGGCGATCCTGGGCGACGAAGCGCTGGCGGAGACCGACCTCTCGGACGCGGAGATCGACGCGATCGTCGAGACCGCACGCGAGAACGTCTCGGTGCCGTACGTCGAGGTGACCGGCTACGTCGACCTCGTCTGTTCGACGGAAGCGGGCGTGGACGCGGTGCGCTCGGCGCTCGCGGCCGCCGAGGGTAACGGCGAGGTCCCCGAGGAGATCGACCTCGAGGTGACCTACGTCGGTGCGCCGGAGTACCGCATCAAGGTGCGTGCGCCGAACTACAAGACCGCAGAGGGCCAGCTCGAAGCGAGCGCCGAGCGCGCTCGGGCCGCCATCGAGGCCGACGGCGGGAGCGGCGAGTTCCACCGCGAGCGCCGGACCGACGACGAGTGA
- a CDS encoding aldehyde ferredoxin oxidoreductase family protein: MRHTPGPLLTIDVGERTYETTEIDDTLESFIGGRGVATALAHDRIPFDADPFGPENRIYLATGPLQVSEMSFTGRMSLTGLSPLTDGLLSTNAGGYLSRNFADTGYSAVEIVGESDDLLAVHVTDEGVEFEEVPDLEMATVPEVTDAMDEAHDLASENLITIGPAGENLVRFACVMTYDSRAFGRGGLGAVLGSKNVKTVSFRGDSRPDLELPEEVQGEIHREAATTDDMMKRQGTTANTEFINDNFSLPTRYFSEYEFEGVAGIGGDAVEEKKYKKEACSVCAFACKLPTKDEERGVETEGPEFETVFSFGSNCGVDDVVDVMISNELCDIYGMDTISCGNSVAAYLAAHDEFGNAELIHDLVEKIAFREEEGDLLAEGVERAHGELGVENFSVKGMEFAAHDGRVLQGQGLSYAVANRGADHMYATMLRKEYSGELDPEGTAGKAETLIEHENRNALRDSGIVCAFGGDYVPDESLEKLLDAPFEELLAAGSRVIELERHFNNQRGMDRSDDRLPYDLPDLDASIGEYYERRGWNDDGTVPGEQVADHASAD; encoded by the coding sequence ATGCGACACACACCCGGTCCGTTGCTCACGATCGACGTCGGCGAGCGAACGTACGAGACGACCGAGATCGACGACACGCTCGAGTCGTTCATCGGCGGCCGCGGCGTCGCGACCGCACTCGCCCACGACCGGATCCCGTTCGACGCCGATCCGTTCGGTCCCGAGAACCGGATCTACCTCGCGACCGGCCCGCTGCAGGTCTCGGAGATGAGTTTCACCGGCAGGATGAGCCTCACCGGGCTCTCCCCCCTCACCGATGGATTGCTCTCGACGAACGCGGGGGGGTACCTCTCGCGAAACTTCGCCGACACCGGCTACAGCGCCGTCGAGATTGTGGGTGAAAGCGACGACTTACTCGCCGTCCACGTCACCGACGAGGGCGTCGAGTTCGAGGAGGTCCCCGACCTGGAGATGGCGACGGTCCCCGAGGTGACCGACGCGATGGACGAGGCCCACGACCTCGCCTCGGAGAACCTGATCACGATCGGACCTGCTGGGGAGAACCTCGTTCGGTTCGCCTGCGTGATGACCTACGACAGCCGGGCGTTCGGCCGCGGCGGCCTCGGCGCGGTGCTGGGATCGAAGAACGTGAAGACGGTCTCGTTCAGGGGCGACTCGCGTCCCGACCTCGAGCTCCCCGAGGAGGTCCAGGGCGAGATCCACCGCGAGGCAGCGACGACCGACGACATGATGAAACGCCAGGGGACGACCGCCAACACCGAGTTCATCAACGACAACTTCTCCCTGCCGACGAGATACTTCTCGGAGTACGAGTTCGAGGGCGTCGCGGGGATCGGCGGGGACGCCGTCGAGGAGAAGAAGTACAAGAAGGAGGCCTGCTCGGTCTGTGCGTTCGCCTGCAAGCTCCCGACGAAGGACGAGGAGCGAGGGGTCGAGACCGAGGGGCCGGAGTTCGAGACGGTGTTCTCGTTCGGGTCGAACTGCGGGGTCGACGACGTGGTGGACGTGATGATCTCGAACGAGCTCTGTGACATCTACGGGATGGACACCATCTCGTGTGGGAACAGCGTGGCGGCGTACCTCGCCGCCCACGACGAGTTCGGCAACGCGGAGCTGATCCACGACCTCGTCGAGAAGATCGCCTTCCGGGAGGAGGAAGGAGACCTACTCGCGGAGGGCGTCGAGCGCGCACACGGGGAGCTCGGCGTCGAGAACTTCTCGGTGAAGGGGATGGAGTTCGCCGCTCACGACGGCCGCGTCCTCCAGGGACAGGGGCTGTCGTACGCCGTGGCCAACCGCGGCGCCGACCACATGTACGCGACGATGCTCCGGAAGGAGTACTCCGGCGAACTCGACCCCGAGGGGACCGCCGGGAAGGCGGAGACGCTGATCGAACACGAGAACCGGAACGCGCTGCGCGACAGCGGGATCGTCTGCGCGTTCGGCGGCGACTACGTCCCAGACGAGAGCCTCGAGAAGCTCCTCGACGCACCGTTCGAGGAGCTGCTCGCCGCCGGCAGCCGGGTGATCGAACTCGAGCGTCACTTCAACAACCAGCGCGGGATGGACCGCTCGGACGACCGCCTCCCCTACGACCTGCCCGACCTCGACGCATCGATCGGGGAGTACTACGAGCGCCGCGGCTGGAACGACGACGGGACGGTCCCCGGCGAGCAGGTCGCCGACCACGCGAGCGCCGACTGA
- a CDS encoding VOC family protein: MTDDDRARLIGVNHVALDVGDIDEALAFYESVFAFELRGRGESSAFLDMGDQFLALSETDAEYHDEHRHVGIVVDDPTLVEARLDELGIDRLDTSGFDFRDPWGNRLQIVGYEEIQFTKAEHVLSGMDLSDLEKTEGAIEELSEKGMEPE; this comes from the coding sequence ATGACCGACGACGACCGTGCCCGACTTATCGGCGTGAACCACGTCGCGCTCGACGTCGGCGACATCGACGAGGCGCTCGCGTTCTACGAGTCCGTCTTCGCGTTCGAGCTTCGCGGACGGGGCGAGTCGAGCGCCTTTCTCGACATGGGCGATCAGTTCCTCGCGCTCTCGGAGACGGACGCGGAGTACCACGACGAACACCGACACGTCGGGATCGTGGTGGACGACCCGACGCTCGTCGAGGCCCGTCTGGACGAGCTGGGGATCGACCGCCTCGACACCAGTGGATTCGACTTCCGCGATCCGTGGGGCAACCGCCTCCAGATCGTCGGCTACGAGGAGATCCAGTTCACGAAGGCCGAGCACGTCCTCTCGGGGATGGACCTCTCGGATCTCGAGAAGACCGAGGGGGCGATCGAGGAGCTCTCGGAGAAGGGGATGGAGCCGGAGTAA
- a CDS encoding type 1 glutamine amidotransferase domain-containing protein has product MTDALFIVSEEGYWGEECTEPLTALTEAGVEVTVATPSGAPPEIDERSVDPETVGEETAEQVREIHDSDERLNDPEALAAVDPSGFDAVVLPGGHGTVWDVNQDRHARRALREAVEGGGKALVVCHAVGILGFTWGSDGSRIVDGRSVTGFPDAWEADIVDENDVLPDGRKLPYWVEEEVSAAGGDWDAELDADTSVAVDGDLITARGPESSAAAAETLLSELGLE; this is encoded by the coding sequence ATGACCGACGCACTGTTCATTGTCAGCGAGGAGGGCTACTGGGGCGAGGAGTGTACCGAACCGCTCACGGCGCTCACCGAGGCGGGCGTCGAGGTCACGGTCGCGACGCCGAGCGGAGCGCCGCCGGAGATCGACGAGCGCTCGGTCGATCCCGAGACGGTCGGTGAGGAGACCGCGGAGCAGGTGCGGGAGATACACGACTCCGACGAACGGCTGAACGACCCCGAGGCGCTCGCGGCGGTCGATCCGAGCGGATTCGACGCGGTCGTCCTCCCGGGCGGCCACGGCACCGTCTGGGACGTCAACCAGGACCGCCACGCACGGAGGGCGCTGCGCGAGGCGGTCGAGGGCGGCGGGAAGGCGCTCGTCGTCTGTCACGCCGTCGGCATCCTCGGGTTCACGTGGGGCAGCGATGGCTCGCGGATCGTCGACGGACGGTCTGTCACCGGGTTCCCCGACGCCTGGGAGGCAGACATCGTCGACGAGAACGACGTGCTACCGGACGGCCGAAAGCTCCCCTACTGGGTCGAGGAGGAGGTCTCCGCCGCTGGTGGGGATTGGGACGCGGAACTCGACGCCGACACCAGCGTCGCCGTCGACGGCGACCTGATCACCGCACGTGGGCCGGAGTCCTCGGCGGCCGCGGCCGAGACCCTGCTCTCGGAACTGGGTCTCGAGTAG
- a CDS encoding GtrA family protein codes for MSEDLGRTLLVRYARVLVSRVRLVKFALVGALGALVDTLVLGIGYTLVGLPIWGAKFVGAETAILVMFVVNERWTFADAGLSGFGALSRRLVRSNLVRVGGIAVATVVLVVLYRQVGVPWPLANLVGIGCGFLFNYTLESVYTWRVQWV; via the coding sequence ATGAGTGAGGACCTCGGCCGGACCCTGCTGGTCCGCTACGCCCGTGTGCTCGTCTCACGGGTCCGTCTGGTGAAGTTCGCGCTGGTCGGCGCGCTCGGCGCGCTCGTCGATACCCTCGTCCTCGGGATCGGGTACACGCTCGTCGGGCTGCCGATCTGGGGGGCGAAGTTCGTCGGCGCGGAGACCGCGATCCTCGTGATGTTCGTCGTCAACGAGCGGTGGACGTTCGCAGACGCCGGGCTCTCGGGGTTCGGGGCACTCTCGCGACGGCTCGTCCGGTCGAACCTCGTCCGGGTGGGCGGTATCGCCGTGGCAACAGTCGTGCTCGTCGTACTCTACCGGCAGGTTGGCGTCCCCTGGCCGCTCGCGAACCTCGTCGGGATCGGCTGTGGCTTCCTGTTCAACTACACGCTGGAGTCGGTCTACACCTGGCGAGTGCAGTGGGTCTGA
- a CDS encoding DUF2298 domain-containing protein produces the protein MEYGLVALWWLFFLSLAASGAPAAAALLARCADRGLSLSLPLSFSVLALVGFWAGQVRFGLLAFGVGLLTLLAASLLALRRGVRLPHRSVVLDTLVVFTLAYLLVIVIRGLDPAVTPTAGEKFLDFGLLQTLLRAEVLPPEDVWFAGEPVRYYYGGHMLAALFAEATGTDARFAYNLALAGFYATSVTAAFGLAGTVAAGMGYPRRTAGALAAFLFGVAGTLTTALGLLLWVLPDTLAEPLLAATGYEPDRVSGGPTQFSYWDASRVIEGTINEFPLFAYLNGDLHAHMMSVPFVLLVAACCHEYYRTPEEERRRRLALLASGGVLVGLLAFVNTWDAPIATGLLALTLALAHSGPTSLLPERFRRGSPSSVRIELRRLVLAGLLVVPPVLLGLLAVVPFLTGTASGRSVGFLPDRSPLGSLLLVHGTFLVAFWAFFLTREEYRGHRRTIVALALFALVLGWLADLAAVGLALPLLALGWHRCRTGGGFASLLVVAGSGLVLIVEVAYVVETAGPERLNTVFKTYAQLWGLWSVAGGVVLAGLLSDRRRFAPSTPPRTRRNTATLLVVLVVAASGLYAPFALASHAATSDEKTLDATAFVEEQHPEEAEAIAWLAEREGQPTMVSAPGTHEAGIYRWVNAPSSLTGVPTVAGWAHQTGYRDPGEYHERVADVGTIYEGEPDERRALLTEYDVEYVYVGPEERERYELGEFEELPGVEVAGEFGAVVIYRVD, from the coding sequence ATGGAGTACGGCCTCGTCGCGCTCTGGTGGCTCTTCTTCCTCTCCCTGGCCGCTTCGGGTGCCCCGGCCGCGGCCGCCCTCCTCGCACGGTGTGCGGACCGGGGTCTCTCGCTCTCGCTTCCCCTCTCGTTCTCGGTACTGGCGCTCGTCGGGTTCTGGGCCGGCCAGGTCCGGTTCGGGCTCCTCGCGTTCGGCGTCGGTCTCCTCACCCTCCTCGCCGCCTCGCTCCTCGCGCTTCGGCGGGGAGTTCGCCTTCCCCACCGCTCCGTCGTCCTCGACACGCTCGTCGTCTTCACGCTCGCCTACCTGCTGGTGATAGTGATCCGGGGCCTCGACCCCGCGGTGACGCCGACCGCGGGCGAGAAGTTCCTCGACTTCGGCCTGCTGCAGACGCTCCTCCGTGCGGAGGTGCTCCCTCCCGAGGACGTCTGGTTCGCCGGTGAGCCGGTCAGGTACTACTACGGCGGACACATGCTCGCGGCACTGTTCGCGGAGGCGACGGGAACCGACGCCCGCTTCGCGTACAACCTCGCGCTGGCCGGCTTCTACGCGACGAGCGTCACCGCGGCCTTCGGCCTCGCGGGCACGGTCGCGGCCGGGATGGGCTATCCCCGCCGCACCGCCGGCGCGCTCGCCGCGTTCCTCTTCGGTGTCGCCGGCACGCTCACCACCGCGCTCGGCCTCCTCCTCTGGGTCCTCCCCGACACACTCGCGGAGCCGCTGCTCGCGGCGACGGGCTACGAACCCGATCGGGTTTCGGGTGGCCCGACGCAGTTCTCCTACTGGGACGCGAGCCGCGTGATCGAGGGCACGATCAACGAGTTCCCGCTGTTCGCGTACCTCAACGGCGACCTCCACGCCCACATGATGAGCGTCCCGTTCGTCCTCCTGGTGGCCGCCTGCTGCCACGAGTATTACCGCACTCCGGAGGAAGAGCGGCGGAGACGACTCGCGCTCCTGGCCTCCGGCGGGGTCCTCGTCGGCCTGCTCGCGTTCGTCAATACGTGGGACGCGCCGATCGCGACCGGCCTGCTCGCGCTCACGCTCGCGCTCGCCCACTCGGGTCCGACCTCGCTCCTTCCGGAGCGGTTCCGGAGGGGGTCTCCGTCGTCCGTCCGCATCGAACTCCGTAGGCTGGTGCTCGCGGGACTGCTCGTCGTCCCCCCGGTCCTCCTCGGCCTCCTCGCGGTCGTCCCCTTCCTCACCGGAACCGCGAGCGGTCGGTCGGTCGGGTTCCTCCCCGATCGGAGCCCGCTCGGCTCGCTCCTCCTCGTCCACGGCACCTTCCTCGTCGCGTTCTGGGCCTTCTTCCTCACCCGTGAGGAGTACCGCGGACACCGAAGGACTATCGTGGCGCTCGCGCTCTTCGCGCTCGTACTCGGCTGGCTCGCCGACCTCGCCGCGGTCGGACTCGCCCTGCCCCTGCTCGCGCTCGGCTGGCACCGCTGTCGGACCGGTGGCGGCTTCGCGTCGCTGCTCGTCGTCGCCGGTTCGGGGCTCGTCCTGATCGTCGAGGTCGCGTACGTGGTGGAGACCGCCGGTCCCGAGCGGCTGAACACGGTGTTCAAGACCTACGCGCAGCTCTGGGGGCTCTGGTCGGTCGCGGGCGGCGTCGTGCTCGCCGGTCTGCTCTCCGACCGGCGACGGTTCGCCCCGTCGACTCCTCCCCGCACCCGACGAAACACCGCGACGCTCCTCGTCGTTCTCGTGGTCGCCGCCTCGGGTCTCTACGCCCCGTTCGCGCTCGCGAGCCACGCGGCGACCTCCGATGAGAAGACGCTCGACGCGACGGCGTTCGTCGAGGAACAGCACCCCGAGGAGGCCGAGGCGATCGCCTGGCTCGCAGAACGGGAGGGCCAGCCGACGATGGTGAGCGCGCCCGGCACGCACGAGGCGGGGATCTACCGCTGGGTGAACGCGCCGTCCAGTCTCACGGGGGTCCCGACCGTCGCTGGCTGGGCCCACCAGACGGGCTACCGCGATCCAGGGGAGTACCACGAGCGCGTGGCCGACGTCGGGACGATCTACGAGGGCGAGCCGGACGAGCGGCGCGCGCTGCTCACCGAGTACGACGTCGAGTACGTCTACGTGGGTCCCGAGGAGAGAGAACGCTACGAGCTGGGCGAGTTCGAGGAACTGCCAGGCGTCGAGGTGGCAGGGGAGTTCGGCGCGGTCGTGATCTACCGGGTGGACTAG
- a CDS encoding glycosyltransferase: MSPDVGVVVPAYRPDPDRLRAFVESVAETVDPIRLRVELDDPLPETADALSGLPATVNTVPERRGKGRAITEGFDALETEVLAFADADGSTPATSLADVIGPVDGRAVALSVGSRRHPESEVIAHQTVVRRRLGDGFAWLARRLLDPQLTDYQCGAKAIDAALWEEVRGELRAPGFAWDVELVALTHARGGRIVEVPVTWVDAPGSTVAARDALTVVSELIAVGRRVNGEDGAGSGGAVVGDRPGVRSPTGNGGDE; the protein is encoded by the coding sequence ATGTCGCCTGACGTCGGGGTCGTCGTTCCCGCCTACCGCCCCGATCCCGACCGCCTCCGTGCGTTCGTCGAGAGCGTCGCCGAGACGGTCGATCCGATCCGGCTCCGGGTCGAACTCGACGACCCCCTGCCGGAGACCGCGGACGCCCTCTCCGGGCTCCCGGCGACCGTGAACACCGTCCCGGAGCGACGGGGCAAGGGGCGAGCGATCACCGAGGGGTTCGACGCGCTGGAGACCGAGGTGCTCGCGTTCGCCGACGCGGACGGTTCCACCCCCGCGACCTCGCTCGCGGACGTCATCGGACCCGTCGACGGTCGGGCCGTCGCGCTCTCGGTCGGCTCGCGCCGTCACCCCGAGAGCGAGGTGATCGCACACCAGACCGTCGTCCGCAGGCGGCTCGGCGACGGCTTCGCGTGGCTGGCGAGACGACTGCTCGACCCACAGCTCACCGACTACCAGTGCGGCGCGAAGGCGATCGACGCGGCGCTCTGGGAGGAGGTCAGAGGCGAGCTTCGAGCCCCGGGGTTCGCCTGGGACGTCGAACTGGTCGCGCTGACCCACGCCCGCGGTGGACGGATCGTCGAGGTACCGGTGACCTGGGTCGACGCCCCGGGATCGACCGTCGCGGCGCGGGACGCACTGACCGTCGTCTCGGAGCTGATCGCCGTCGGACGGCGAGTGAACGGGGAAGACGGAGCCGGGTCTGGTGGGGCGGTCGTGGGGGATCGTCCCGGTGTCCGATCCCCGACCGGGAACGGTGGCGATGAGTGA
- a CDS encoding ubiquitin-like small modifier protein 1 has product MEISCQLFGPLRETVGEKTVAVEVETGATVAEALRALCEAHPGLEDRLFEGGELAFSSVTVTRNGRHVTQEEGGETVLDEGDTLRLAPPVVGGSG; this is encoded by the coding sequence ATGGAGATCAGCTGTCAGCTGTTCGGACCGCTACGGGAGACGGTCGGCGAGAAGACGGTCGCCGTCGAGGTCGAGACGGGTGCGACGGTCGCGGAGGCCCTCCGTGCGCTCTGTGAGGCCCACCCGGGTCTCGAAGACCGGCTGTTCGAGGGGGGTGAGCTCGCGTTCTCAAGCGTGACGGTGACGCGGAACGGGAGACACGTCACACAGGAGGAAGGCGGGGAGACGGTCCTCGACGAGGGCGACACGCTCAGGCTCGCCCCGCCGGTCGTCGGCGGGTCGGGGTAG